One stretch of Agelaius phoeniceus isolate bAgePho1 chromosome 15, bAgePho1.hap1, whole genome shotgun sequence DNA includes these proteins:
- the HRH2 gene encoding histamine H2 receptor → MRAGLLHPCSDTMDPCYNHTSSQKSMDPPLQLLVGFFLGILIVITLGGNIIVCLAVTLDRRLRSVTNRIIVSLAITDLLLGLLVLPFSAFYELTKEWPFGSVLCNIYTSLDVMLCTASILNLLMISLDRYFAITTPLRYGQVVTPSRVAVGLAVIWTVSLMVSFLPIHLGWNTKGTAVENTGPTCSKECTLAVNLVYGLVDSLLTFYIPLVIMCITYYRILRIAREQAKRINHTWGNAPVPPMVKEHKATVTLAVVLGAFIVCWFPYFTLFTYRGVWGDSQVKGTPMSIVLWLGYANSALNPILYGTLNKDFRVAYQNLLHCCRTGHPRNSHLPPLQKAQPRGRQGQGRQESKPLKLEVRNEKGTLLTDGALKSTGAFL, encoded by the exons ATGAGAGCAGGACTGCTCCATCCTTGCAGTGACACCATGGATCCATGTTACAACCACACAAGCTCTCAAAAAAGCATGGACccccccctgcagctgctggtcgGGTTCTTTCTGGGCATCCTCATCGTGATCACTCTCGGTGGTAACATCATTGTCTGCCTGGCCGTCACCCTGGACCGGCGGCTGCGGAGCGTGACAAACCGCATCATCGTCTCCCTGGCCATCACAgacctgctgctggggctgctggtgctgcccttctctgcttTCTATGAGCTCACCAAGGAGTGGCCCTTTGGCAGCGTTTtgtgcaacatctacaccagCCTGGACGTCATGCTGTGCACGGCCTCCATCCTCAACCTCCTCATGATCAGCCTGGACCGCTACTTTGCCATCACCACCCCGCTCCGCTACGGCCAGGTGGTCACTCCCTCCCGGGTGGCCGTGGGCTTGGCCGTCATCTGGACCGTTTCACTGATGGTCTCCTTCCTACCCATCCACCTGGGCTGGAACACCAAGGGGACAGCAGTGGAAAACACAGGCCCCACCTGCAGCAAGGAGTGCACGCTGGCAGTGAACCTTGTGTACGGGTTGGTGGACAGCTTGCTCACCTTCTACATCCCTCTGGTCATCATGTGCATCACCTACTACCGGATACTCAGGATAGCCAGGGAGCAAGCCAAGAGGATAAACCACACGTGGGGCAACGCGCCCGTGCCCCCCATGGTGAAGGAGCACAAAGCCACCGTGACGCTGGCAGTGGTGCTGGGAGCCTTCATCGTCTGCTGGTTCCCCTACTTCACCCTCTTCACCTACCGAGGCGTGTGGGGGGACAGCCAGGTCAAAGGCACACCCATGTCCATTGTGCTCTGGCTGGGCTATGCCAACTCAGCCCTGAACCCCATCCTCTACGGGACACTCAACAAGGATTTCCGAGTGGCCTACCAGAActtgctgcactgctgcaggacGGGACACCCCAGGAACTCCCACCTGCCTCCCCTGCAGaaggcccagcccaggggcaggcagggccagggcaggcaggagagcaaaCCCTTGAAGCTGGAGGTGAGGAACGAGAAGGGGACTCTGCTCACTGATGGAGCCCTCAAGAG CACTGGAGCTTTCCTGTGA